TATACAAGCACACTTTGAGGACTGAGTCTCCCGCAAAACATCTTCCCTGAAACTCCTTGGTTGTCAGAACTTCGCCGTGAGATGGGGAATCCGACGCACGGAAGTTTCGATTTACTTTTGCTATCCCCCCAGATTCCGTGTTTCCTCTTTTGTGATAATATATTTATTGCAGACGTTGGGGGAGAAGTAGGCCGGAAGGGCCAGCGAGTCAACGTTCCATATCAAGATATCCCCCACGCGATATTGAAAGGGAGCACCTCCACTCAACGTAATGAACTGCTGTGGGAGAAGGTCTCTGGTATTGTCGACTCTCTCAATCGTGAGAGTGTAATCGCTACCGCGGCTGGGGATCTCGCCATCCCGGCACGCGGCGGAGTCAGCCGATGGGGAGAACTTCTCGGACAGGACCAGAAGATAAGAGCTATCGATCTTATCGCGGAAGATGAACAGGTTGTATCCATAGAACAACGTATCGAGAGTGACGAATTCAAGTGTTCCCGAGATTATCCGAGACCGCGGGGGCGCTGTCCGCAGATTGGCGAGCACGCCTATGATAACGGCCACTGCGACAAATATAATGACCCCCAGTTGTGCTTTGCGATCACGAAACATCCGAGTGATCCTCCTGCTTTAATAGTGGCGCCGTGCGCTGTGCGATTCGTTCATCAGTTTGACAATGAGGAAGCCATGAACCTCCCACCTGTAACCTAGAATAAATGATCGACTGTCGGCCGGTCAATATTAAAGACGGACGAAGAGGGAAACCCGTCGTATTTTTATGATAGTTTGAAGCTTACAGGGATTCGGATTCGTTTCGTTTTCTCTTGTTGTTACCAGTCATTGTCCCGTTTGATAAATCAAACGGCCACAAGTCTATTCATACAGTGGTTGGGGTGGGGTAATTACCGTCGGTATGAAGCGAAATTGGCGGGTTGGAAGAAGGAGGGGGCTCAGGCGTTGCCGTGGCGTTCGATATCGCCGCGCATGGGGACAAACCGAACCGCATAGAGGGAGACTCGCTTGAGACCCTCCGGGGTGCGACGGAGCTTGATAAGATCCTGAGCATCATCGTATTCTTCACGGATCGGCAGGACCATGACTCCGTCGGGAGCCAGTTGGCCGATGAGGGCTTCGGGGATTCTCGGCGCGGCAGCGGTGAGGATGATAGCATCGTATGGCCCGTTTTCCGGCCATCCAAGGGAGCCATCAGCGACCTTGGCGTGGATATTGCGATAATGGAGCTGCTTAAACAGCTCCTGAGCCTGATTCAGCAGCGATGGTACGATTTCGACGGTATACACCTCGCGGGCAATTTCGGCAAGCACCGCCGCCTGGTAGCCGCTGCCGGTACCAATTTCGAGCACTTTGCTCTTGTGCGTTAGTTCCATATGTTCAGTCATGGAAGCCACAATATATGGTTGTGAGATCGTCTGGCCGTGTCCGATCGGTAGCGGGCCGTCATCATAGGCTTCGTGCCGCAATTCGGGTGGTACAAAAAGGTGGCGTGGGACGGTACGCATGGCATCGAGCACGGCTTTATCGCGAACATCGCGTCGGGCAATCTGACGTTCGACCATTTCTTCGCGAAGCCGGGCGAAGTCAATATTGGCTGTGTCTTTACTTTTGAATAACATCATAGGGCGCCACCTGCACTAATATAACGCGCGAAGAAGGCGAATTCAACAAAATATGAACTGATGTGGTTGAAATGGGTTGTATCGATTATTAATGTGATAGTAATGGTAATTCGTGATCTTCAGGAGGACGAGCCATATGGTCAGGAAATACTGGCTTTTTAAGAACGAGCCGGACTGTTTTTCGATCGATGATCTGGAGAAAGCGCCAGATCAGACCACGCAGTGGGAGGGGGTACGCAATTATCAGGCACGGAATTTCCTTCGCGACGAAGTCAAAGTGGGTGATGCTGTGCTCTATTATCACAGCAACGCCAAACCGACCGGTATCGTAGGCGTCTGTGAGGTGGTGCGAGCCGGTTATCCCGATCCGACCGCTATGGACCCCGAGAGTGAGTATTTTGACCCGAAGGCGTCGAGGGAGGATCCGAGGTGGTATATGGTAGATGTCAAACTCTGCCGAAGGCTCAAGGGGACAATTACCCTCGCTACTCTGAAGAAGACCCCCGGGCTTGAGAATATGATGGTTACTCAGAAAGGGAGCAGGCTTTCGATACAGCCGGTTAGACTTGAGGAGTGGAAGCTTATCATGAAGTTGACCATAGGCTTGTAGCCCAGGGTTAAGTTGTTAGAAAGTAGTTGACTTGGGCGGAAAATCCGATAATTTGGGCATACTTGTGCTGGGGTAGCTCAGATGGTCAGAGCGCCTGACTGTGGATCAGGAGGTCGGCGGTTCGACCCCGCCCCCCAGTACCATTTTTAGTGTTTCCCACGACAATTCCACTTTCTAAGACCATGCCGGCAGGCATCTGGCTGTTGCGTCGGTCTTCTTTTACTGTTGCGACAAATCTCCAGTAACGTCCGATGGAGCTACTTCTTAGGGCTCAGCTCTTGGGTTTTACGGATGAACCGACGATTGAGATTGTATGGGGTAATATCGATTATTTCGCCCCGTCGCATCCTCGCCTTCATGTCCTGCCAGTACTCGACCGTAAACAGGTCGGCGTGGACTCGTTTGAAGGTTCCTTTAAGAGCCTGGGGAATGCCGGAATAACGTTCCATTTCATCGACAAAGAAGTCATCAGGCATGGCGGTGATTCGGTCTTCTTCGGGCTGGAGAATTTCGATATCGTTGCGTGGCTCGGGCTTTTCGTAGAAATTCACCTGCTCCAGCGGCTCGACATCATCGTAGTCAAACAATACCACCCGGCGACGGCGGGTGACGCCGTAATTCCAGATATTGAACAAGTCGCAGGGGAAAATTCCGGCGGCGGTGAGGTCCTTGAGGAAGTAGCCGAAGTCGACGAGAATGTGGCGGATAGCCTCGGGGTCTTTTTCCTGCTCGAAATACATCGGAAGGGGGATCACTTTGCGCTGCAGGTAGAGGTGTTTGATAACGACAAATTCCTCGTCGATGCTGACCGTTTCCCTGGCGGCCTGGTTGAACTCGTTCAGAAGTTGGCGCGAAAAGCGCCTGGTTCTGAAGCGAAGGTTCTCGAAATCCTGCGTGTCGACCATTCGACCCACTCTGTCACGGCCGCGGACCAGTTCGTATCGGGACATGACTTCTTCGCGGCTGCTCTGTTTGTTGGTGATGGCATCGGATCTCAGGAAACAGGGACGATCCTTGATTACCTTGAAGACAAAATTGTAGTCCGGTAGTGTGAACACGAGCATCACCGCACCTTCTTTGCCGGGCGCGATGATGAATTGTTCCCTTGATTCGTGAACGAAGTGATGAAGATCGCGGTAGAACTCGGTTTTACCGTGTTTGTTGTAGCCGATCGATATGTAGAGCTCCGCAACCGGTTTCTCCGGAAGGATCGATCTGAGGAAGTCGATGAGGGTGTCGTGGCGGGCGACCTCGACATGGAAGTATGAATGGGCGAAGCCGAAAACACGGCTGACATCCTGCACGCTGAGCAAGACGGTATCGACATATATGCCGGTTTCGACATTGTACAGCGGCAGCACGAAAGGTATGACGGCATCGGAGACATTTATCCGTCCGACGATATAGGCCACTTTGTTGCGGAAAAACGGCGCCCTGACGACATCGATGGAATCCAGACGATTGTTACCGGCTATCGGCCAGAGGTAGAGGTCGACCTCCTCAGCGACGGCCTGAACATCTCGCTCCAGATCCTCGAACGGGGGTTTGAATTTGAGGTCGAGGAGAATTTGGCGAATGATCTGGCGGGTGTCAGTGTCCCGCGGATAAGTTATATAGACAGGTTCGGCGCATTTGATGGGCCGGTTGATGGGCTCGAGATAAAAGAACTCGATTTCGCGATCGACGCCAACTGTTTGAAGCACCTTTCTGGTGACGGAGTTGAAGAAGGTTTCGGCGAGTTCTATGTCGTGGCGGCGCTGGAAGAGTGAGAGGTATTTCTTTTTGGCGGCTTTCCAGACGGATTTATCGTGCAATTGTTCGCCGAGCATTTTTAGAATGCGGGGGGAGACTTTCTGAAGGTATGCTTCGTATAGCTCGAGGCGGCGTATGGCGTCTTTATGACGGCCCTGTTCGCCGATCCAGTCGCGACGTTCAAAGCGTGCTCTAGCCCGGCAGGTGATACGGAGAAATTCGTCGCAGTAGCCATCAAAGGTGTCTCTGATCAGAACTGCCAGGATGTTGGCGAGGCTGGTTACATCCTGACCCACGACAACTGCTCCTTTAGAAGTTGCAGACGAAATATAGTATAGCGGACAAAAGAACGCAATAACAACTGAAGTGGGAATTTACTTTATGAAATAACCTTTCACCGGGCTCCTGGGACCGCCTTTCTTACGAATTTTTAATTTTACTGTCATGATTACGTAACCCGCCGAAGATAGCTTGCTTTCGAATAAACGACGATAACAGGCCCATTCAGTGTAAGGAGTATCTATGGCCTTCCCGAGAGAAATACCCGGATCGTTCGTGCCGCAGGAGAAAACACTATGGCACTCCTACAGTTTACAGCTTTTGGTTCCCAATCAATTTGCCAAAATAGCCAACCGCATTTTGAGCGGGCGCTACAATTTGATTACTCCGCGGACCCAGGAAAGGGTAACCACGGTCAAAGCTTAATTGGATTAATTGGAAAACAATTCGCCTTCAAATAGAGTGAGTCGCTCCTAATTTACCTTCCACCGTATCATCCCAACGGTAGGATCCATCCCGGGGTCCTACCGTGTTTTTATTGCACCTTTTGGTTTCGCGTAAGTCAATTATCTTTAAAACATGAGTCAGATACCGGGTTATCTGCAAATGAAAGAGGGAGGCAGCTCGCCATGCTGCCTCCCTGAAAGTCAATGCAGATCAGTAAGAAAGAATTGTTCTACAAAATAACTATCGCCTAAGAAAAGTACTTCAGTTACAGGTGACCGGAGCAGAACCAGCCTTCCAGATGTAGTTCACCAGGTAGGTAAGGTCAAGCGGGTCGGTAAAATCGCTACCGTCAACGTCGCCTTCATCGATACACGGCATTTCGGGGCCGGCCTTCCACAGGAAGTTGACGAAGTAGGTAACATCGAGCGGGTCAACGAAACCATCGTGGTTAATGTCGCCGCTCAAACGGCAGCAACTGGCCTCCTGGCTGAGTACGCCATAGAAGTCGAGCGCTGACCAGCCAGCGGTCCAGGCTGACGGCATCGGCACATCGGGATCGAAAGCGCCGGCGTAGTCAACGGCCTGGAAAGTCGGCCAGGAAATATCAATAGCATCCGGGTAGCCATCGGCGTCCGGAGGGGGGTTGAATCCGTAAGCCGGGTCGGTGGGGTTAATCCAACCGGTCCAAGCGGCGCCCGCGAGATCGAGCGGGCGGGGATCCAACAGACCGTTGGTGCCGCGGTCGATGCTGACGATGTTCGGATTGGCGGCGTAGTTCCATCCGCTGGTGAAGAAGGCATCAACTACTGTGACGTTGTTGTTGCAGATTGCCAGAGGGGTATTACCGTAGCCGAATTCCCACCATACGTTGTTTCTGAAAACGAGCTGTCCCTGCAGGAAGCGATCCCAACTGTCGGTCGGTTCGCCATCGGAAACCTCAATGTTGAGACCGTAGGTGCCGTGGTCGGCGAAAATGCTGTTGAAATAACCACAGCCGGCGTTGTCACGGATGGTGAAAGTGCGCTGTCCGCCGTTTTCGGCGCCGCGTCCAAAATAAGTGACGTTGGATACCAGCGGAGTGGCAAAGGGCTGAGCGGCAACGTTATTTTCGGTGCCACCGTCGTGTTCGCCACCGCAGTCGCCATCGACAGTGGTTTCAATGGCAAACCAGAACTGACCGGTGCCACGGAAGCCCTGGTCATAGTCGAAGCAGTCATCGCCGCAGAAGGCAGCGATGAGGTGGTCGGTGTTCGGGCAGCCGCCGAACCATTCGAAACCATCGTCGAGGTTGAAGAACACTTCGACGTGGCTTATAGTGGTGCCGCGGCCGATCGCGCCCATGGTCAGACCGTTGATCTCGTTGGCAGCTTCGAGTTCCGTCCCGCCGTGGCGGATCGAAACGTAGCGAAGGATACCGGAATTGTCGTTATCATCGGTGCCGCCATACTGGGCCCGAGGATCGCCGGCCGGCAGACCTTCGATTTCGTTGGTAACTTCATAATCGCCGACAACAGCATTACCCAGCAGGATAACGCCACCCCAGCGACCGCGACCGCTAACCGGATCAAACGGAATATCGTAGGGGTTATCGAGATCATCGTGAATGGAAGTGAAGATGATCGGCAGTTCCGCCGTGCCTTCGGCAAAAATCTGGCCGCCGCGGGCGACGATCAGAGCCGTGGCATCGGAACCGAGCCCATCTTCAGCCTTAATGATAGTACCGGGTTCTATGGTGAGGACTTCGCCGTCTTCGACGAAGCAGAATCCCGACAGCTGATAGACGTTACCTGATGTCCAGGTGGTGCTGCCGGCGATATCGGCGTCGGTGATGATAACCACCGGTTTGCCGTCGTCGGATATCTGGCCGAAGGCCAGGGCCGGCACCATCAGGACAAAAAGAGATGTGAGTATAACGCGTATCACAGTTTTCCTCCTAAAAGTTGCGTCGGTATTGTTGGTTAGTACTGAGTTGAAAAGAACAAGACTATACTGGTTTATTGTCTTTGAAAAAAAGCTTTGTTTGTCCCGTTACTATTTACCTCCTGTTCTGGGTAAGTGGCTGACCGCGTTCAAGCATCGGGTGAGTTGTATCCGGCAAAATATTCGCAGCTGAAGGTTGCGGGCCTGAGTCGTATTACACATCGTTTATTTCTATTTGCTCAGGCACGTTCACTTTTCGCAACGATTATTCGGCCAGTTGGTCCACACCTTTCTCCTGTTAATGGCGGCAGCGGTTTTTGGTTTACCATATGTTATAAGAAACTCCGACACTGTAAGTGATGCCTCGAGAGTGTGAGCTATATACGCTCTTGAGATTCTCGAGGCCTTCATATTCCTGGTGGAGGAACAGAACGTCCTCGTCAAGAATGTTTTTTACGCTGAATTTCACGCTGGCAAGTCCGAACATTCTCTGGGAGGCCACCAGATCGAGCTGGTGACGCGATTGTTCGTATATGTCCGGTGTTGCGCCGCGGGCTACGATTGCCAGACGGTCGCCGAATACGTTATAGAGTATGCCAATAGAGGTTCCGGTATTCGCGTTGTCGTAAGAGAGGTCAATATTGGCCAGAAGCGGAGATTGTCCCGCCATGGGCCGTGTGCTCTCGGCATCGGGGTTTATTGCGCGGATTTTTTCCATATCGGACTCAAGAATATCCACTTCGGAATGAGCAAGAGTCAGGTTGCCGCCGAAGCTGAAATTTGACAACGCACGATTAATGTGATCAAGGCGTGTCTTGATTTCGAACTCAAGCCCATAGACTGTGGCGCGATAGGAGTTCTCCGGCTGTAGGTTATCGTTATTGGCTACAAAAGTAAGCTCGATAGGGTCGCGCAGAAGTTTATAGAAGCCGCTCATCGCGATTACTTCGCCGGGCCGGGTGAACCATTCCCACCGCAGGTCGTAGTTGTCGATAAGGGTACGCTTGAGATTCGGGTTGCCGACAAACACACGGGCCACACCGAAATCTTCGGATGCGAAGGGGGACATTTCTCGTATCGTGGGTAAAGCGATTGTGCGCCCATAGGACAGACGGAAGTTGGTGTTGTCGGTAGCGTGGTAAATAAAACCGACTGAGGGCAGAATATCTTCGGCGTCTATCTCACCCGGTTCATACTTGGAATCCTGGGTCACACAGTACAGATTGGTTTTTTCGTAGCGAGCGCCGCCCACAAAGCTGATATTCCCCAGAAGCGGTGTTTGAAGCATAGCGTACGTGGCTTTAACATCACTCGACCCTTCATACTGGTTCCGGAGCTCAACGTTTTCCAGCAGAACATTATCGAACTGGTAAGAAACGAGTGTGTCGCCGTTGAAGGGCGGAAGAGTGTCAATGTCGGTCAGTCCGACATAAGTGGCATACTCATTCGGGTCGCCGCGGTACTCGCCATAGTATTGGTAGTCAAAATTTCTCTCCTGATGGGTTCTGTCTGAACTCAGCCAATTGAATCCGGTTTTGATTTTTCCGGTGTGGGAAACAGGGATGGACAGGTTGAAGGTGATCGTGTTGTTCGACTCCTCCAGCTTGCGCCATCCGCGAGAGGGCACCGGGAAGCGGCTCGGGTCGATGCGGTAGGCGGTATCTATGTCAGCAAATTCCTGGTCCTCATATTCATAGTAGTAGTCGGTAAAGAAGCGAATGTCGGGTTCCTGCTGTGTCGTTTCGGCATGGGAAAGCTGCCAGTCAGCTCGGAGGCTGCCGAGACCGAAGGGACTCAGATGTTCGCCGTTAAGTTGGATCGAGGTGAGATTTCTCTCAACGTAGGACAGTACATACGATCGCAGTGACTGGTCGGGGTCGAGGTGCTCCGGCGCCGTACCGGTAAGATATCTGCCGACCGACTCGCCGTGTTGATCCCTCATGAAAGTCAGACCGATCTTGTCGTTGTCGGTGATACCGTACTTTATTGTGAAAAGTCCGCCCCAGAGTACTTCTTCGGTGCCCTTGATGTCCTCCAATTCATGGTCGACTGTCAGGGCGGTGCTGCCGGAACCGGTCAAGCGGTATTTACCGGAGAAGCCATCGTTGTAGGCGGAGTATTTTTTGCTGTAAGAAAAGCTCGCTAAAATGCCGAGCGGTCTGCCAAAGGGATTAAACAGGTCAGCGTAGCTGACCGAGTGACTCTGGTTGACAGGCGCATGTTTACGGACTTTCGGCGTCATCACCGGGTCAAAGGACTTAGCAGCGGTATCCATGTAGGCCGCCAGCGTGGCCACCGAGTCATCGTGGATACCTCCCAGCAGGTAGGCGCCGCTTTGTGGAGCTTGGTCCTGCAGGTCTTCATTTTCAATGATGTACGAAGGAATATCGCGCTTTCCACCGTCGTAGCCGAGCCAATCACTCGAGCTGCCATCGTACGTCAAGATTTCCTTATCGGTGGTAACCGAATTGTAACCGGAGGAGGTTGAGAAGACCAGCATACGTCTCTCCGGATAATCCCTCGTTTTTAGATTGACGCTTCCGCCGGCAAAGTTTCCGGGCTTGTCGGGAGTGAACGTCTTTTCCACTACTATATTGTCGAGCAGGCCGGACGGGATCAGATCCATGGGGGCAGCCTGTTTATCGGGGTCGGG
The sequence above is drawn from the Candidatus Zixiibacteriota bacterium genome and encodes:
- a CDS encoding protein-L-isoaspartate(D-aspartate) O-methyltransferase — its product is MMLFKSKDTANIDFARLREEMVERQIARRDVRDKAVLDAMRTVPRHLFVPPELRHEAYDDGPLPIGHGQTISQPYIVASMTEHMELTHKSKVLEIGTGSGYQAAVLAEIAREVYTVEIVPSLLNQAQELFKQLHYRNIHAKVADGSLGWPENGPYDAIILTAAAPRIPEALIGQLAPDGVMVLPIREEYDDAQDLIKLRRTPEGLKRVSLYAVRFVPMRGDIERHGNA
- a CDS encoding EVE domain-containing protein; its protein translation is MVRKYWLFKNEPDCFSIDDLEKAPDQTTQWEGVRNYQARNFLRDEVKVGDAVLYYHSNAKPTGIVGVCEVVRAGYPDPTAMDPESEYFDPKASREDPRWYMVDVKLCRRLKGTITLATLKKTPGLENMMVTQKGSRLSIQPVRLEEWKLIMKLTIGL
- the aceK gene encoding bifunctional isocitrate dehydrogenase kinase/phosphatase, with translation MGQDVTSLANILAVLIRDTFDGYCDEFLRITCRARARFERRDWIGEQGRHKDAIRRLELYEAYLQKVSPRILKMLGEQLHDKSVWKAAKKKYLSLFQRRHDIELAETFFNSVTRKVLQTVGVDREIEFFYLEPINRPIKCAEPVYITYPRDTDTRQIIRQILLDLKFKPPFEDLERDVQAVAEEVDLYLWPIAGNNRLDSIDVVRAPFFRNKVAYIVGRINVSDAVIPFVLPLYNVETGIYVDTVLLSVQDVSRVFGFAHSYFHVEVARHDTLIDFLRSILPEKPVAELYISIGYNKHGKTEFYRDLHHFVHESREQFIIAPGKEGAVMLVFTLPDYNFVFKVIKDRPCFLRSDAITNKQSSREEVMSRYELVRGRDRVGRMVDTQDFENLRFRTRRFSRQLLNEFNQAARETVSIDEEFVVIKHLYLQRKVIPLPMYFEQEKDPEAIRHILVDFGYFLKDLTAAGIFPCDLFNIWNYGVTRRRRVVLFDYDDVEPLEQVNFYEKPEPRNDIEILQPEEDRITAMPDDFFVDEMERYSGIPQALKGTFKRVHADLFTVEYWQDMKARMRRGEIIDITPYNLNRRFIRKTQELSPKK
- a CDS encoding T9SS C-terminal target domain-containing protein encodes the protein MIRVILTSLFVLMVPALAFGQISDDGKPVVIITDADIAGSTTWTSGNVYQLSGFCFVEDGEVLTIEPGTIIKAEDGLGSDATALIVARGGQIFAEGTAELPIIFTSIHDDLDNPYDIPFDPVSGRGRWGGVILLGNAVVGDYEVTNEIEGLPAGDPRAQYGGTDDNDNSGILRYVSIRHGGTELEAANEINGLTMGAIGRGTTISHVEVFFNLDDGFEWFGGCPNTDHLIAAFCGDDCFDYDQGFRGTGQFWFAIETTVDGDCGGEHDGGTENNVAAQPFATPLVSNVTYFGRGAENGGQRTFTIRDNAGCGYFNSIFADHGTYGLNIEVSDGEPTDSWDRFLQGQLVFRNNVWWEFGYGNTPLAICNNNVTVVDAFFTSGWNYAANPNIVSIDRGTNGLLDPRPLDLAGAAWTGWINPTDPAYGFNPPPDADGYPDAIDISWPTFQAVDYAGAFDPDVPMPSAWTAGWSALDFYGVLSQEASCCRLSGDINHDGFVDPLDVTYFVNFLWKAGPEMPCIDEGDVDGSDFTDPLDLTYLVNYIWKAGSAPVTCN
- a CDS encoding TonB-dependent receptor codes for the protein MSDTNRFRQTLNVLTIALLVLCGTVSALASVGKTSTITGRIVEEQTGEGLIGVTVMIEGTSQGAITDMDGNFRIKNVATGTYTLVISSVTHQGVTISGVEVTESEPVSLNLTLSPAITEVEGITVKATQLKNTHAAMLSVRQKSAAISDAISADEIQRSGSGDAAEAMTKVVGASVVGGKYVYVRGLGDRYANTLLNSSPIPSPDPDKQAAPMDLIPSGLLDNIVVEKTFTPDKPGNFAGGSVNLKTRDYPERRMLVFSTSSGYNSVTTDKEILTYDGSSSDWLGYDGGKRDIPSYIIENEDLQDQAPQSGAYLLGGIHDDSVATLAAYMDTAAKSFDPVMTPKVRKHAPVNQSHSVSYADLFNPFGRPLGILASFSYSKKYSAYNDGFSGKYRLTGSGSTALTVDHELEDIKGTEEVLWGGLFTIKYGITDNDKIGLTFMRDQHGESVGRYLTGTAPEHLDPDQSLRSYVLSYVERNLTSIQLNGEHLSPFGLGSLRADWQLSHAETTQQEPDIRFFTDYYYEYEDQEFADIDTAYRIDPSRFPVPSRGWRKLEESNNTITFNLSIPVSHTGKIKTGFNWLSSDRTHQERNFDYQYYGEYRGDPNEYATYVGLTDIDTLPPFNGDTLVSYQFDNVLLENVELRNQYEGSSDVKATYAMLQTPLLGNISFVGGARYEKTNLYCVTQDSKYEPGEIDAEDILPSVGFIYHATDNTNFRLSYGRTIALPTIREMSPFASEDFGVARVFVGNPNLKRTLIDNYDLRWEWFTRPGEVIAMSGFYKLLRDPIELTFVANNDNLQPENSYRATVYGLEFEIKTRLDHINRALSNFSFGGNLTLAHSEVDILESDMEKIRAINPDAESTRPMAGQSPLLANIDLSYDNANTGTSIGILYNVFGDRLAIVARGATPDIYEQSRHQLDLVASQRMFGLASVKFSVKNILDEDVLFLHQEYEGLENLKSVYSSHSRGITYSVGVSYNIW